The following DNA comes from Croceicoccus sp. YJ47.
TGCGCTTTTCATTTGATATGGTAAACTTCCCCTTAATGCCAAAATCTCACAACGAGATGGCGGAAGGGCGGTGCGTAACAATGAGATGAAGTGACGGATCCGGTAACGTGAGCCGGAACGAAAAAGGGCCGACCCAAAGGCCGGCCCTCGGTTCAATCTAACGCTAGGCGTGTTGATCTCTCCGTAGTGGAACACAGAGAGTCGCACGCACTCGCGTTTTTTGCAAGGAAAATGGAATGGTTTGGGTTCGTCCCTACATCCGTTTGCGCTTCGGACGTGTTGAGCACGTGTGTGCGCATTGGCGTTCGTTTCCGAACTAAGGCTTAGCGCCAGTCAACGGGGTTAGATTCCGGTCTTTACTCTCCTATCAACACCTTGGCTCCGCTTCGGCGGAGCTTTTTTTATTTTCCTACAACCCCACACTCCCCTAAATCCCCCGGTTCCCTGCCACACAACCACAGGTGAACCATGCCCCTCTACATCCCGCCGCCCGGCGACATCGACCATCTCGACCATGCCCGTCGCTGGGCCGATCATGTCGCGCAGGGGCGCATAGGGGAGGGGCCGCGGACCACCCCGGCCTTGCTCATTCAGCATATGCGCAATGAGGAAGTGCTGCTCGGCACCGCGCGCACCGTCCGCACGCGCGACGATTCCGCGATCCGGGGGCGCTGGTAATGGCCGCGTCCTACACGCACGAAACGCCGCCCGCCGACCCGCACCCCGATGACGAAGCGCCGCGCCGCGTCATGCGACCTGCGCGCCGCGATGCGTGGACGAAATCGCTGATGGCGGCATTCCTGCGCGAACTCACCGCCTCGCAATCCGTGGCGCAGGCCGCGCGCAGCGTGGGCAAGAGCCGGCAATCCGCCTATCGCCTGCGCGCCCGGCTGAAGAATACGCCCTTCGATCTCGGCTGGGAAACCGCGCTGGAGGCCGGGCTGTCGCAGCTTGCGCATGCCATGCTCGACCGCGCGATCAACGGCGTCGAGGTGCCGCATTACTATCACGGGCAACGCATCGGCTCGCACCGCGTCTATGACGAACGGCTCGCCATCTGGATCGCCGAAAACCCCTGGCGCATCGGCCGGCATCAGATCGCGCGTGAATATAGCGCGGAAGGCTGGGACCGTCTGCTCGACCGCATCGAACACGGCCCGCTGGAGTGGGAGGATGGCGAACCCGTGCCGGGCCGCGATCCGGTCGAACCCGAAACCGCCGAACGGGCGGAGACGCAGTTCCTCCTGCGCAGCTGGTACGCCGACCCGGCGCAGGCGGGACCGCCCGCCACCGCGCCGGGCTATCCGCCCCGCGGCCACCGCCGGTAATTTTTTCGCCCCATGCGCCGATCCGTCACCCTCGCCCCCGCAAAGCCGCAGATTGCCGCGCGCGGCGGCGGGGCGAAGACGCGGACGGCGCATGTTGGACGTGTCACTTATGTCCGCTTCGTCGCATGCGCTAACCCGGCCTTAACCACGATGTGCAAAGCATCGCGCATGGCCCGCCCGAACCGCATGACGATCCCGGCAATGATCCGCCCCGCGCTGGCCGCGCCGCTTGCGCTTTGCGCGCTCGCCGCCTGTGGCAGCGAAACGGGGAACGGGGTGATGACGCCCGCCCACGCCGCCGCGGTGGAACGCTGCACGACCCGGTACGCGGCGCGCGGCCTCGACACCCGCCGAGCGAACCGCCTGTGCCATTGCACGGTGGCGCGGCTGCGGGCCGAACGGCTGGATCCGGGGGACCCGGTCCGGGCCGACCGGGTGCAGGGGGTGCGCCAATGGTGCGCAACGCAAACGGGCGTCACCGCCGATGCGGCAACGCCCGTTTCGCGCGAAAAACGCAAATGGAGTTAGTTGAGCAGCGCCATCCGCACCTGACCGCGTCCGCGCGCGGCAAGCCCGATGGTGCGGGCGGCGGCTTCGGACAGGTCGATGACGCGATTGCCGTGGAACGGGCCGCGATCGTTGATCCGCACGGTGACCGATTTGCCGGTGCGTTCGCTGGTCACGCGGACCTTGCTGCCAAAGGGGAGCGTGCGGTGCGCGGCGGTCAGCTCGGTGGGGTCGAAACGCTCGCCGCTCGCCGTGGGGCGCCCGGAAAGGCCCGGCCCGTAATAGCTCGCCTCGCCCGTGCCAAGCTCGCGGCGGATGTCGGACACGTTGGCCTCGACCTGATGGGCGAGAGCGGCAAGGCGGTTTTTCGCAGGGATCGCCTCTTCGGCGGGAACCGGGGATGCGGCGGGGAGTTCGGAATCTACCCCGGCCACGCCATCGCCGATGGCCACGGTCTGCGGCGCCTCGTTCTCCGACACGGCGAGCGCGGCGGAGGCGGGAACGATGGCGGCGACGCCGAACACGAGCATGGCGCGCTGCCTGCGAAGGCGGATTAGCGTGGCCAGCCGTTTGCGGCGGGTTGGAAGCGTTTGTGTGTCATCCATGCTTCGCAATATAGCATGGTGAGACAGCCATTTGGGGTCGGTTTGTCCGACCCCGTGAACAGCTTACCCTGCTTTCGCAGGTGCAACATGGTTAATGCCGCTTAACGCTTCCCCTGCCCGGCAAGGAGTCGCAGGCGCAGCGCATTGAGCTTGATAAAGCCCGCCGCATCGGCCTGATCATAGGCGCCGGCGTCGTCTTCAAACGTCACGTGGCGTTCGGAATAGAGGCTCACCGGGCTCTTGCGGCCGACCACGTCGGCATTGCCCTTGTAAAGCTTCAGCCGCACGGTGCCGCTGACATTCGCCTGGCTGTGATCGATGGCCGCCTGCAACATTTCACGTTCGGGGGAGAACCAGAAACCATTATAGATAAGCTCGGCATAGCGCGGCATCAGCTCGTCTTTGAGATGCGCGGCACCGCGGTCGAGCGTGATCTGCTCCATCCCGCGATGCGCACGGGCATAGATTTCCCCGCCGGGCGTTTCGTACATGCCCCGCGATTTCATGCCCACGAACCGGTTTTCAACGAGATCCAGTCGCCCGATCCCATGCTTGCGACCCAGCTCGTTCAATGCCGCCAGCAATTCAGCCGGGCTCATCGAAGTCCCGTTGAGCGCGACGCCATCGCCCTTTTCGAAGTCGATGGTGATATACTCGGGCGTATCGGGCGCATCCTCGGGATTGACCGTGCGGGAATAGACGTAATCCGGCGTTTCCTCCCACGGATCTTCGAGCACCTTACCTTCGGACGAGGTGTGAAGAAGGTTGGCGTCGGTCGAAAACGGGCTTTCGCCGCGCTTGTCCTTCGGTACGGGGATCTGGTGCTGCTCGGCCCAGGCGATGAGCGCGGTGCGGCTGTTGAGATCCCATTCGCGCCAGGGCGCAATGACCTTGATATCGGGCGCCAGCGCGTAAGCGGACAGTTCGAAGCGAACCTGATCGTTGCCCTTGCCGGTCGCACCATGGGCGATGGCATCGGCGCCGGTTTCGCAGGCGATCTCGATCAGGCGCTTGGAAATGAGGGGGCGCGCGATCGAGGTGCCGAGCAGATAGTCGCCTTCGTAGCGTGCATTGGCGCGCATCATGGGAAAGACGAAATCGCGGACAAATTCCTCACGCAGATCGTCGATGAAGATATGCTTGTCGGGCACGCCCATCATCTGCGCCTTCTTGCGCGCGGGCTCGAGTTCTTCGCCCTGACCGAGATCGGCGGTGAAGGTCACCACCTCGCAATCGTAGGTCACCTGCAGCCATTTGAGGATGACGCTGGTGTCCAGTCCGCCCGAATAGGCGAGGACGACCTTGTTGATATCGGAATGCGACATGCGGCACTTCTTTCGATTACGGCTACGGCAGATTTGCGCTGCGCCTATCAGCCACGAACCGGGGCGGCAATATGCAACGTCGGTGCGCCTGTGTGCATTTTCCATGCGGCCAACAAGCGACGCTTGACCTGCGGGGCTTTTCAAACGCCCTGGTCCGTGCAATCAACCATCGAGATTGTTGCGAAGGAAACGTTCCATACCGTCTCCGGCGCGGCAAACGTCCGTCTATCAAGAGGCCCCGTTTTCAAAAGAGGCCTTACCAGCCAAGAGTATGCCATCCATGCGTATCCGTAGCCTGATCCTGTCGAGCGCCATGCTCGCTGCGCCCGCTGTTCTTTCCGCGCCCGCCGCGGCGGAGGAGGGGATGTGGACCTTCGACAATTTCCCGACCGAACGGATGGAAGGGGAATATGGTTGGGCGCCGGATCAACAATGGTTGGATCGTACCCGCGCGGCGGCCGTGCGCCTCACCGGCGGATGCTCGGCAAGCTTCGTGTCGGATGCGGGGCTCATCCTGACCAATCATCATTGCGTGGTCAGCTGCCTTCAGGATCTCTCCACCGCCGACAACGACCTCATCGAAAACGGCTTCAATCCCGGCAGCCTCGCGGAAGAGCGGATGTGCCCCGGACAGCAGGCGGAGGTCGTGACGCAGATTACCGACGTCACCGATGATATTCAGGGCAGGATCGCGGGGCTGACCGGAGAGGCGCTGGTCAATGCGCGTAATGCCCGTATCGCCGATCTGGAATCCGAAGGATGCGAGGATGAAACAATCCGCTGTCAGGTCGTGAGCCTGTTCGGCGGGGGTCAGTACAAGCTTTATCGCTATCGCAAATATTCCGACGTCCGCATCGCATGGGCACCGGAATTTCAGGCCGCTTTCTTTGGCGGCGATCCCGACAACTTCAACTATCCGCGCTATGCGCTCGATGCCGCGTTCCTGCGCGCCTACGAAGATGGCAAGCCGGTCGCTCCGGCCAATCACCTGCGCTGGAACCCGCGCCGGCCAGAGCCGGGCGAAATCACATTCGTCGTCGGCAATCCCGGCTCGACCTCGCGCCTCTACACCCAGGCGCAGGTCGACTTCGATCGCGACCTGCGTATTCCGGTCACTATCGCGACGATGTCGGAACTGCGCGGACGGCTGATTGCCATCGGCGAAAGCGATCCGGAAAAGGCGCGGCAGGCGAAGGATACCCTGTTCGGCATCGAGAATTCGCTCAAGGTCTATCTCGCGCGGCAGCGTGCGTTGAACGATGCCGAATTCGTCGAAACGCTGGAAAGCAAGGAAGCAGACCTGCGTGAACGCAGCGCCGGAAATGCGCAGATCGGCGATCCGTGGACCGCGATCGACAGTGCGATGGGCGATTATCGCGATCTCTATCTTTCCTACCGTTTCATCGATCCGCAGAGCTCGCTTTTCAGCTTCGCGCAGACGCTCGTGCGCGCGGCGCAGGAACGGCAAAAACCGAATGCGGAACGTCTGCCCGGGTTTACCGAAAGCGCGCTGCCGCTGCTGAGCAAGAACCTCTTCGACGAACGCCCGATCTATCCCTGGCTCGAGGAGGAAACGCTGGGCTGGAGCCTGTCGAAGGCGCGCGAATATCTGGGTGCCGACGATCCGGACACGAAGCTTCTGCTCGGAAGCGAATCTCCCGAAGGGCTGGCCAGCCGGCTCGTGACCGGAACCCGCGTGGATGAGCCGGAATATCGTCGCTATCTCTGGGACAATGGCATGGCCGCGATCGAGGCTTCGGACGATCCGATGATCCAATATGCGCTGCGTCTCGACGAACGGGAACGGGAATTGCGGCAGGCTGTAAACGAGCGTGTGACCGGACCCATCTCGGTCGCGCAGGCCGATCTGTCCGATGCCCGCTTTGCGACCTATGGCGACACGATCTATCCCGATGCGACATTCACGCTTCGCATCAGCTACGGTCAGGTGAAGGGCTGGACCGAACGTGGGCGTGAGATCGATCCGGTGACGACGCTCGGCGGTGCGTTCGAGCGTGCGACCGGGAACGTGCCCTATGATCTCGCGTCCCAATATCTGGCGCAGGAAGGGCAGATCGATAAATCGACCGCCTATGATTTCGTGTCGACCAATGACATCATCGGCGGTAACTCCGGCTCGCCCACGATAGCGCGCGACGGTTCGGTCATCGGCGCGGCATTCGATGGCAATATCCATTCCATCGGCGGCAATTACGGCTACGATCCGGAGTTGAACCGGACCGTGTCGGTGTCGGCCGCCGCGGTGCAGGAAGCCTTGGAAACCATCTACCCGTCGCCGCGTCTCGTTCGCGAACTGAACGCAAATTGACGAGGGCGGGGGGCGTTCAGCGCCCTCCGCCACCCTCGCGGGCGAGATACAGGACGTCGCGATCCTGACTGAGCAGATGCTGCCCGGAGTCGACAAACAAGGTCGCGCCGCTGGCAACGTAACCCTTGGCCAGGAAAACCGCCGCCTGTGCCAGTTCGTCGGGCGAGGTCAGCCTGTGCAGCAGGTTCATCCGGCTACTTCGTTCGTGTTCGGCGTCGTGCTGATCGTGGCTCGGCAACATCGCGCCCGGACAAAGGCCGTAGATACGGTCGGAACTGCATGCAAAATGCATCGCCATCATGCGCGTCGCGGCAAAAAGCGCGTGTTTCGACATGGTATAGGAAAAGAAATCGGGATTTGTATTGGCGATCTTCTGATCGATAAGATTGATGACGCACCTTTGCGATCCCG
Coding sequences within:
- a CDS encoding septal ring lytic transglycosylase RlpA family protein; this translates as MDDTQTLPTRRKRLATLIRLRRQRAMLVFGVAAIVPASAALAVSENEAPQTVAIGDGVAGVDSELPAASPVPAEEAIPAKNRLAALAHQVEANVSDIRRELGTGEASYYGPGLSGRPTASGERFDPTELTAAHRTLPFGSKVRVTSERTGKSVTVRINDRGPFHGNRVIDLSEAAARTIGLAARGRGQVRMALLN
- a CDS encoding argininosuccinate synthase, with amino-acid sequence MSHSDINKVVLAYSGGLDTSVILKWLQVTYDCEVVTFTADLGQGEELEPARKKAQMMGVPDKHIFIDDLREEFVRDFVFPMMRANARYEGDYLLGTSIARPLISKRLIEIACETGADAIAHGATGKGNDQVRFELSAYALAPDIKVIAPWREWDLNSRTALIAWAEQHQIPVPKDKRGESPFSTDANLLHTSSEGKVLEDPWEETPDYVYSRTVNPEDAPDTPEYITIDFEKGDGVALNGTSMSPAELLAALNELGRKHGIGRLDLVENRFVGMKSRGMYETPGGEIYARAHRGMEQITLDRGAAHLKDELMPRYAELIYNGFWFSPEREMLQAAIDHSQANVSGTVRLKLYKGNADVVGRKSPVSLYSERHVTFEDDAGAYDQADAAGFIKLNALRLRLLAGQGKR
- a CDS encoding S46 family peptidase — encoded protein: MRIRSLILSSAMLAAPAVLSAPAAAEEGMWTFDNFPTERMEGEYGWAPDQQWLDRTRAAAVRLTGGCSASFVSDAGLILTNHHCVVSCLQDLSTADNDLIENGFNPGSLAEERMCPGQQAEVVTQITDVTDDIQGRIAGLTGEALVNARNARIADLESEGCEDETIRCQVVSLFGGGQYKLYRYRKYSDVRIAWAPEFQAAFFGGDPDNFNYPRYALDAAFLRAYEDGKPVAPANHLRWNPRRPEPGEITFVVGNPGSTSRLYTQAQVDFDRDLRIPVTIATMSELRGRLIAIGESDPEKARQAKDTLFGIENSLKVYLARQRALNDAEFVETLESKEADLRERSAGNAQIGDPWTAIDSAMGDYRDLYLSYRFIDPQSSLFSFAQTLVRAAQERQKPNAERLPGFTESALPLLSKNLFDERPIYPWLEEETLGWSLSKAREYLGADDPDTKLLLGSESPEGLASRLVTGTRVDEPEYRRYLWDNGMAAIEASDDPMIQYALRLDERERELRQAVNERVTGPISVAQADLSDARFATYGDTIYPDATFTLRISYGQVKGWTERGREIDPVTTLGGAFERATGNVPYDLASQYLAQEGQIDKSTAYDFVSTNDIIGGNSGSPTIARDGSVIGAAFDGNIHSIGGNYGYDPELNRTVSVSAAAVQEALETIYPSPRLVRELNAN
- a CDS encoding SDR family oxidoreductase: MSRKEQKQIGCPTVLVTGGARRLGATIVRHFSKAGFHVLIHCNRSTEAAHALANSLPSADVVSADLSKLETIDRFVADLAVRVPGWNVLVNSAAIFEPDLADDLDPDIFWRSNAINAASPSLLSQAFLRHTTTGSQRCVINLIDQKIANTNPDFFSYTMSKHALFAATRMMAMHFACSSDRIYGLCPGAMLPSHDQHDAEHERSSRMNLLHRLTSPDELAQAAVFLAKGYVASGATLFVDSGQHLLSQDRDVLYLAREGGGGR